In Aedes albopictus strain Foshan chromosome 3, AalbF5, whole genome shotgun sequence, the following are encoded in one genomic region:
- the LOC134291300 gene encoding uncharacterized protein LOC134291300 produces MKRNILCFLTYPFHNNNHSTLEMQVHLLLIIINLVQFSPTSVAARNKRPIIVHRVDCIGQPYPYTRYVRCGIRTQRNQSQQLIGELILDEPVRTLIGSFQIYTKHQFTQTLLYGTEMNMCHYLDQDRHSGVMERNIVADMVLEKTKVVFPQLIHPCPFEGLLNLTGTEVRLDLVPPYVLPGTYIIEALMRDAANRTVVHARVVFSLIGKSLLGQLKEN; encoded by the exons ATGAAAAGAAACATTTTGTGTTTTCTGACCTACCCCTTTCATAACAACAACCATTCCACGTTAGAGATGCAAGTTCACCTGCTGCTCATCATTATCAATCTGGTACAGTTCAGTCCCACGTCGGTTGCCGCCCGAAATAAACGA CCAATCATCGTGCACCGCGTCGACTGCATCGGTCAACCCTACCCCTACACCCGGTATGTCCGCTGCGGAATCCGAACCCAACGGAATCAATCCCAGCAGCTGATCGGGGAGCTGATTCTTGATGAACCGGTCCGAACCCTGATCGGGTCATTCCAAATCTACACCAAGCACCAATTTACGCAAACCCTGCTCTACGGAACCGAAATGAACATGTGTCACTACCTGGATCAGGATCGGCACTCCGGAGTGATGGAACGGAACATCGTGGCGGACATGGTGCTGGAAAAAACCAAAGTGGTTTTCCCGCAGCTGATTCACCCCTGTCCGTTCGAGGGCTTGCTGAATTTGACCGGGACGGAGGTTCGCCTTGATCTGGTACCGCCGTACGTCCTACCGGGGACGTACATTATAGAGGCACTAATGCGGGACGCTGCCAACCGGACGGTGGTCCACGCCCGGGTGGTGTTTTCTCTGATTGGGAAAAGTTTGCTCGGGCAGCTGAAGGAAAATTAG